In Panicum virgatum strain AP13 chromosome 5K, P.virgatum_v5, whole genome shotgun sequence, the genomic window ACTACATTACAAGTTTACAACCTCACCTGGAAAGAATGTCTCATCAGCAATGGTCCaacgattttttttttaccgaaATGACCAATAAGCTCCCGAAATGCACTAGGTGCAGTCTTCAAAGTTTTCATCACTTGCATGGCGCAGCAGAATCTGCTTCACCTTGTCAAAGATCTCCTGGATCTGCTTCCTGGAGTGCAGAGGAGAAGGGTACATGCACGCGCAGTCCAGGCGCCCGTCCCTGATGGAGTCGAACACGCCGATCGACGGGCCGATGCCGTGCACGGTGGCGCAGCAGACGCAGTCCTCCACGCCGGCCTTGCTCTGCAGCTCGGCCACGTCGGCGGCCACGGGCTCCTCGAACACGGAGACGAGCGCCGTCCGGAGCGCCCCGGCCGTCGTCAACTGGGGGTTCTCGATGGCCCGGCACATGAGGAAGTTGAGGTCGCTGATGTCGGTGAGGTGCTTCTTGCCGGCCTTGGCGTTCGTGTACGAGTCGTGGCACCTCTTGGCGAGCTCCCACAGCCCTTCCTCGCCGTGGATCGAGTGCGTGTTGGTGATGGCAGAGTAGAAGAACCCTGCAATGCAACGTTAAAGACATCAATGGCGGTACTGGCATTTGCAGCAATTAATGcgctttttcttggattagtaTCAGACTCACCAACGTTGTGATCGTCCAAGGCCGGCTCGAGAAACTTGCGGCAGTTGATGAGGGTCACGACGGAGTACGTCTCCTGCTGACCGCTCTCCAGCGGCTTCAACTGCCGCGCGGCGAGCATcgtcgcggcggccatggcggagcagaGCCTCACCCCGTTCTCCTTGCACGCCTAGAGGACAATGAGCTATGAATCGACATGTTGTGGCCAATGCAATGGCTCGGGAGCTTGGAAGTCTGGAGAAACAGGCTTCAACTCACATCGAGCAGCCTCGCCGTCTCGTCGTGGCCGAGTCCGAGCCGCAGCATCTGCGTGGACCTCTCCGTGCCGGTCTCCACGAACGGCAGCGTGGACGTGCGCAGCCCGTTGATGGAGTAGCCAACCATGTCCAGCCCGCGCGCCCAGAACGGCTTCCAGGTGTCCCGCTGCGGGATCCTCtgctccagcgccgcctccgccgccgcgtcctcgggGACGCGCTCCCCCTGCTCCCCGCCGCCCAGCAGCGCCACGAGCTCCCTCGCCAGCGCGTTCGCCGCCGAGCGGTCGCACGCGGCCGTGTGGATCCGGACGaacagcgccgcgccgcccgcggcggGCGGGAGCTCGTAGAGCGTGGCGAAGAGCACCGGGGCGTCGTCGGAGGACGCGGGGTCGGCCCACGGGTTATGGTTGAGCTCGTGCTCGAGGAGCGCGCGGAAGTCGGCCGCGGACTCCGGCGCGGGGAGCGGCTCGAgcgggagcggcggtggcgggggcggcggggctggGGGAAAGGCGAGCGTCGGGCCGGAGGGGGTGGTCCGGATGCGGGCGCGGAGGACAGGGTGCGCGTTCTGGAGGGAGCgcagcgcggccgccgccgcatcggCGCCGCGGGCGAAGCGCAGCGCGAGCAGCGTGGTGCCGGTGCCGCCCGGCACGGCGCGGCACCAGCTGTACTCCGTGCCGCCCGGCGGCGGGTGCGCCACCCGGCCACGTCGTCGAGCTCGGCGCCCGCGCTGCCGCTTGCGGGGTCCATCGAGGGAGAAGGGAAGCGCCACCGCAGATGCTGCTGCTCTCGCCGCAAGTGTGTTCCTGAATTTGGATCGGGGACGGGGAGATGACGTGCTGGACTGGTGGTTGTGGTCTGATGTGGCGTGGGGACGGTGGCGCTTGTCGTCTTCCTCGTTGGCTCGCCAGTCAGCACCTCGTTGCGTGGCCGCCTCAGCTGATGGCGAACCGGCGAGGCGTGCCGTCGTGCTCGGCGTCAGCGGTCTGGGAAGATGGCGCGAAATTCGCAGCTCCGGACAACATGCCCGTGCCATGCCGATGGCGTCCTGCGAGGCTGCGACGATCACGATCACGGTCACGCATAGTCCGCAGTGCGGGGATGACACGATCGGGAGCAGGCACTCGAGTTCTCCTGCCGTATCGCTGCGGACATCAAGCAGCGAACGGTTTGGCGAGGGAAGCGTGGCCTGCTCTCTCAATCATACTAGGATGTCAGGCGCGCTGCGCTGCGCCCGTTTAAAGAAATGCTTAGTATGATTTTCGGAATACTTACACTTGCAAATAGTTAAAAGAGTAATAATGCACCAGACCCTATAGTATTTTCATTCATGTTTGGAAGATTAGGGTGTGAGTAGATGACAAAGTTTTTAACTCGAATCAAAACAACCGATCAGTAATAGAGACTATATCAATACTGCAATCAGCATATGGCAGGCAGCACTAACAACAGTTGTACTAAGAAACAGATCATACACAGTGTTTAGATTTTGCAGGTGGGCCGCTCAGCAGAGAACTATGTTTAGCGGATAACCATGAAAAAAGGTGCATATTTTTTTCTGAAGAAACGCAGTGGTGCCACCTAATCCTTTTTTAGGAACCGATCTTCAAATTCACCATCCCTCGAGTTGTACTCAAGTTGTTGGCCTTCATCCGAAACCCATAGGAACAAAAGGAAACAGAATCACGCGAAGTTAGAAAGGAAACAGGATGTATAAGAGGTAAATATGAACTACGATTAGGCAATACACAATTGCTAAATTGAAACTTGAaggtatttaaaaaaataagtcAACACCAATGTTGCAGTTCGGTCCAATTTTTTGAAACCTTATCAGCCCAGTACATCGGTTAACAGATTGTATCATACAGATTAAGGAAAGGGATATGACACTAAAAAATATTACATGTTCAAGGTGGATTGTAGATTTTACTACCTATACATGATAGGTTAGCTGCAGGTGTGTCGAAACTCAAAAGATCACTTAGGTTTAAGCTGCTATCTCACTTACAGTGCAAGAAGCACACATTTGCAACTCATGTGTCCATAACCAAAATATTAGACCATACAATAGGCATTAGGCAACAGAAATTCTTGTCAAAAAAACTAAGTATTAGCACCAAGGCACACTCGATGAGACCTACCTGAAATCAACTAATGGCCTCAGAGAAAAACTCCTCCTGAAATATGTCACTCTCCGAACATACTGATTATTGACTTCCAAGGGCAAAGACATATGCCACACCACATTGGTTTGGGCATAGCAATTATATTGCTGTTGGAAAGCTTAAAGCTAACATGCATGAATGATAGATATATagataagcatgaacaaagatcAGAGTGTAAATGGATACTACAATAATTACATTATTATATACCTAAGAGCTATATCTGACTGATGAGGTATTGAAGCTATATGCCTATATATGACGGTCTAAATGTATAAGCTGAAGTAATCAATCAGACCTGATGCAAATAAATGAGCAGCATACAGTTTTGGTCTGATACAGCAGTCCATACTCCCAATGACATGGATAAAAAATATGCAGATGCCATACTGATCGGACACATGCTAACATAAATGTGGAAGCTGGTCAATAGTTAAGCCAGTATTCAAAAGGAGGTACAACCTTAATAAAGTAGTTTGATTAGACTAAAATCCAATTATAAATTGTATACATAGGCAGACTTCTGCAAGCCTGCACATGAATTTCTTTAATCTATATTTTTTACTACCATTGATTTGAAGCTTATATATTGGAAGTAAGCATGGTGGTACTGAGGCAAAGAAGGCAATGGACCCATGCATGTTGTCATATAAGGATTTGTCAATTGTGTTAGTAGTAGATCAGAAAAACTTACACTGATTAGTTAGCATATGGAAGAGCAATTGGAATAATGAATAATGATGCCCTGTTTGTAGAGGCCACTCATCCTGCACATCAGATCCAAACGTGGCATTGGCTTTCTATTGGTTCACATACATCCCTGATATCTCACATGGAGTTACGAACTGACGAAGGAACAAAATAAACTTGTTAACACAAGATGTCACGGAGGCATGTTACTTTAGGCCCTTCGTTAGGCATTTCCCATTTCCATGTATTTCCCCGCTTCAAATTTGTAGCCATTCGTACCCTATGAAGCTACAGCTGCGAGCTTTCTGGATATGTACCACCTTATGTACCTAAGTTAGGAACCAGCACTTGCTCAGGCCTAAATTATATCAGCGTCCAATTGCATGAACAGACCTACTGAACCAAACATACTGCACTGAAATACCCACCCGCACAAAGATGAAATCGCTGGGGACAAACAATTTAGCAGCAACGTTACTGCATCTCAGCATTTGATTACCAAAACCACCAGAAACAATAAAGCCCGCATCTTACCATGTACTGCCTAGAAACCATGGGGAAGAAAAGGCGTGAGAGGTGCAAGAGGCAAACCTGGGATCCACGGCACGGAAGGAAGAGGGGCGATTAGCTAGTGCAGCTGTGCTGGAGCACCCCCTCGACGGCCACAACATGGAGCATCAGGATCTGTTTGGGCGGAGGGCGTAAGGGAGATGAGCATGTGAGTAGAGTCGGAGGGCTGAGCAAACCCATCCGCCACCGGCACGCCGCCAGTCGGATCCCCCGCCGGCGGGGGTCGgaggggcggccgcggcgggggtcGAGAGGTAGGGGAGCCCGGGAGGGGGCGGCGACCGGTGGCGGGGGAGGAAGGTGAGGGGCAGAGGAAGGCGaccagcggcgggcggcagcgggagacgcgagggttagggttaggggcaGGGGAGGCCGGGGGAGGAAGGTGCGCAGGGCTGGGGGTGGACGGGAGCGGCGCGGCCCACGCACAGCGACAGCGGCGCGGGAAAGGACCGAACCGCCAATGCATGGCTCGCGTCGGGCGGCTCCTCTCCGACGCGTGTCGCTCGGAGAGGCGCCGTGCGCTCTCAACGCCCCCCCTCCcagccctgctaatgggttggaacccgcaccatacccaaccccacccaaaattaacatatttagatacctaaccccacccaacccaattagttaatttctcaactctaaccaacccgccccattGTAATcgggtaacccataaaaacccatgggttctactatgcagagaaatttagtggttctacacttaatgtggggaccacatataagtctagccacactactttgcacagagtatctgtcagtcatattgactcatctctaaaaatttcagtcaatttcgataaaattttatagtgtgaacgcgaggttttaattccagggtccggctcttgatgtggagcccacgtatagttctagccacgctattttgcacagagtagctgccagtcgtactatgtcatctccaataaatttcaatcaatttcgataaaattttatagtgtgaacacgagattttaattctagggtccggctcttgatgtggagcccacgtgtagttcttgccacgctgctttgcacagagtagctgccagtcgtactgagtcatctccaacaaatttcagtcaatttcgataaaattttatgtgtgaacgcgaggttttaattctagggtccggctcttgatgtggagcccacgtgtagttctagccacactgctttgcacagagtagctgccagtcgtactgagtcatctccaacaaatttcagtcaatttcgataaaattttatagtgtgaacgcgaggttttaattccagggtccggctcttcatgtggggcccacaggtagttctagccacactgctttgcacaaaatagctgccagtcgtactgagtcatctccaacaaaattcagtcaatttcgataaaattttctgatataaacacgtggttttaatttcagagtccagctctcacgtgggacccacatttatatatagttatactattttgtaaaaagtatccatttcaacccaccccaacccgcctcaacccgcatttatatagaacccgccccgacccaccccattaactaatacaacccattttaaatcatccaaacaaactccatttcaaaacccaccccataaaacccatttcaacccaacccattagcaggcctaCCCCCTCCCACGGTGTATATGATATAGAGTAAGTATGCATCCAAATAGGGTTCCCGTTGCTGCACTCAAGAGCGACTAGTCTCTGCCCATGAGTGGTGGTCGGCGTTTGCAGGGACACATGGAGTAAGGTTTGAAATCCTTAGTGATCCTTATTTGTTGGGAAGTTTGGGTGAAGCGCAACGCTCGTATTTTCAACCATACAGAAGCGCCCTTCTTTCGTGGTGACAATAAAAATTAGAGATGAAACCGCAATGTGGATTGTGGCGGGCGCGAAGCACCTAGCACACCTTATTAGTAGAGTGTGAGTCCACTTGTGTGTTTTTAGCACTCGCGTTTTTTCTGGCTTTGTGCTAATCTCTGTACAGTGTTAAGCCTCTTGGCTTTCCTTCTTATTAATACAATAGGCAGCTCTCCTGCCGATTccgtttaaaaaaaaaagactagtCTCTGCCACTCAAATGCTGGACCTGAAATTCTGAATGGCAACGTGATTCTTAATTCAAATTCTGAATGGCAACGTGATTCTTAATTCAAATTCTGAATTACAACGCAATtcttaatttaaatttaaaggTACGCAactctcctgcgtgttcaagAAAAACATGACAACACGCTTGCCTTACATCTGTGCAactctcctgcgtgttcaagAAAATGTTCTAAATTTCCTCTATTATTGACAGAAGGTGCAAGCGTGTTgtcagaaaaagaaagaaaagaaaaatgcaaGGAGCTCTCATTCGGTAACAAAGTGAGAGAAGAAATGCTACCCCTCCGGTCATCCAACTTGACACGTCATGCTATGTGAAGTTTCCAGTTGAAAATATTGCTCAATGTGTAACAGCTGACAGGAAGTTGGGCGCCATGATCTCAAGTAGTCCCTTGGGGTTGTCCACATGAACCCAATGGCCAGAGTTGGGTAAAACGTGGAGTGACACCTTCCCTGCATCAGGCTTGGACTCCCTCCTCTTTGCCAATGCTTTTAGCCTTTGAACATCATCAGGGGCCCATCGGTCGCTGCGCTCTGCTTGTACTATTGCAATCTCCAAATCCTTAGGTGGATGCTCCAGCAGTTCCCAGTAGCTCTTTTCCCTGAAAATGAACAACAATTCAACTCAGCAATATGATTTAGAGCAGAGTATAGGCCTGCCTGATGTTATTGTTCATGTCTACAGGAAATTCTTGACCCTTATGCATAATACACACAGTTACATGAGAACTTCACTAGCTTAGGTGGATGAGGAAGATGACAGGAAAGGAGTCTAGTCGTTAGCAGTAAATATAAACCAAAACTTACCTGTAAGAATTAAACATGTCTATggcagcttgaagatcggaAGCCCAGGTCACATCATCATTGTCGTTCTTTAAGTTGGTGCCAATCCATTCTGAAAGAGACTTTGAAAATCCAAGGCTGAGCATGTGGTCGACAACCCACCTGGTGGCACACAACAATCAAGTAGCATTAAGGATGCGAACACATGTAAATCATTTAACATGTGCAGTTCCAGAGGCTGTTCATGCTAAACATCCAGACATGTCCAAAATATTTCCAATCCTTGAACAGTAGGGTTGCTTGCCTGATTGAATAGTACAGAAAAATATCGGCACTTCAAGCATCAACATATTTCAAGTTTTTAATGGATTATAGTTCTGCTAGACTGTCACTCAGATTGATTATAGATTTTATGAAGCACCAGAACATAGACTGCTAGAATTTACATTTCCCTTAATACAAACCATTATCACTTATAAAAATCAACAAATATATCATCCAGGACACCTGAATGTTTAAGTTGATAAGCTTGCAATTGAACTACCCAGATTACGCATCCGCGGACATCTTCTCTCCACACAGTTATAGCCTATGGTTTTACAATATTGTAGTTATGCATCATACTCCCAGTTTCACAATTTATTCTTCATTGGTTTCATTATTCTCTCTAAGCTTGTGTTGTTAAGAGTCTAAGTCTGTATCCATGTTGCTACATAAATGCATCAAGTAGCAGGAATGACTAAATCCCAGCAAGGGAAGGGATAGAGATCGTACTTGCGTGATGGAAGTGAAGAAGGAAGACTCGCTAGCGTTTGCAAAACCCTTTCAACTTCACCATCACTGTTATCAGTTACTACTTGTCCAGGGACAGAATCTAGGACCCAGAGCTGTTCTGCATCAAAGGAAAATATAACAATATAACATAGTGACAAATCATCTCATCTTATCCAGTATTATGAACTGTAGGCTTGAACAATTGCAAACACAATCCCACAATAAAGAACTTGCTTACAGAAATGAATCATAACATGAAattcactgcgttcggcaggctggagttggaggctggagttggagtggtgtgagagaaaaatactattgggctGGTTGGacctggagctggtggctggagtggtgtgagagaaaaatactgttggactggagctggagctggctgCCGAACACAGTGATTGTCTGCAACAGTAGTACATTCATGACAGACGAGCAAAGAAAGTGTCGTAACCACTCTTTGATCTAGATTAAAATTCCAAGTACACGAATCCAAAGAAATGTGCTTAGGCTTAGggggtgtttggatccaagtgctaatgCCCTAAAGTGCTACAGTTTAGCACTATCCTATCCAAATGGGAGTGCTAATGGGGTGGGCTAAACTCTAACCAAGACTTTATATTTTTGCTAGCACTCAACTTTAGCCcatccaaacaggcccttagcCTACAGGAGCATGAAATTCCAGTTTCTACCTCAGTTTAGTTATCTCATTGTTGCTAGTTAACCACTGTGAGCTGCTATTTCCAATTAGGAAATCAAAACAATATGTAAGGATTGCAGTAGAACAATTGTAGAACAACCTGTGCCGAAACTAACAATAACTCTCGCACCTGTTTGGGAAGAACAGCCGATTCTCCATACACACCACGCGAGCAGCTCTCTGCAAAATCTAGCGCGACCTTTCCACCCATAGAGTGACCCACAACAACATCCGGCCATGTCCAACCACAAGCTTTCACCAAATCAGCAAGGTCCTTCGCGGCAGTCGACATGTTGTGGGGCGGGCCGAACCCCTTAATCCCGGCCGACCTGCCATGGTTCCTCAAATCCACGAGAACCATCCTCCACTCTGCACACGAATGCGCACGCAACGCCATACAATTCAGCTGTACAACTTCCTGTCCTTCAGCAGAAATCTCTAAACTATATATGGACATCACGTGCACTATAGATAGCAATGGAAATTAGGGGAACTTAATGTGCTCATTGCATCAAAAAAATTGCGACCAGCTTATACCGTCTGAAGGGGAGCGGTTATGGAGTTCGGAGGCGAGTGCGCGCGAGAAGGAGCGCCAGTTGCGGCCGGAGCCGAGGAGGCCGTGGAGGacgaaggcggtggcggtgggcgGCTTCTCGGGCGACAGCTGGATCTCGTCGAAGGCGAGGGTTTCGGTCTGGTGGGGGGCGTCCGAGTGGACGggcgaggagaggaggaagCGCCACGGAGAACAcccggaggaggacgagaggaggCGTGAACGGAGAGAGGACGAGGCTCGGAGAGACGCCACCATGGCCGATTGCTTCGCGGGAGCCCTGGCCAAGGCCCGGACGCCGATTGGAAGCAGCGATGTGGCCGATGGTTGGGGAAGGCTTCCAGAGTTCAGGCAGCCCAAAAAAATAGGGAAAattaagaaaaagggaaaacatTGTTGACAGCTGTGGGATTTGAACCCACGCCCTTTCGGACCAGAGCCTAAATCTGGCGCCTTAGACCACTCGGCCAACCTGTCACTTGATGGTACAGAACCTCTTAGAATATTTAAATCCTGTAATTAATGGACCAGGAACAGCGACCGCCGTGTTGAGCGGACCACACACCTCGATCTCGTGAGGACGAGCAGCTCGCTTCAGACATCAGCTTATCTCTTCGTGTCCTCACGAATGAAcacgctcctgctgctgctctcctTCGCCTTGCTTGCTGTCCTGAATGTCCATTTGACTTGGACCCTCCCCACTCCCCAGCTCAGAGCTTTTGTACACACAACTGCAAGGGAAGATGTTGCTGACCCGTCTGCCCAGGCCCAGCTCTTCCTTTTCGTCGACGGCGCTGCAGAAGCATGCGTGCACCGGCAAGCCCCTCTTCCGCGGCGCCGGGTGCTGGAAGAAGCGTGAGAGGCTCCTCGGCTTCCAAGCCATAGTGGCCGTCAAACCGCCGTGCGCCGCGGCAGGGAAGGGCGGCATTGTCCCGGccggtgacgacgacgacggggtCAGCCTCGGCACGGTGAGGCTGCCCGGCAACATCGACATCGCTCGCTTCGAGAGCTTACTCTTTCAGGTCAGCGTTCCTGCCTCGGAAGGCAACAAACGGCAATGCATCGAGGCCATCGAATGGTGCTTCGACATGGCTGAAACTCTGAAACTGATCGTGTTCTGAATTCTGATTTTGTTTTACTGGCAGTGGGGAAACAGCCTCTGCCAAGGCGCCAACCTGCCGCTTCCGGTGCCTCTCAAGgtaggaaaaaaaaatagagaaattttgatATGACCCGTTGGTTCGTTGCTCGAGATTTCTTCACCTGATGGAAGACTTCCGTTTCGTGTGCAATCAGGTGGACAAGGTCGAGGGCGGGATCAGACTAGGGTTCATCGCAGTGGAGGACGGCGCGACGCAGACGCTGGTTTACATCGATTGCCTGGTTTCTCAGGCTCCGGACGGCACCGGTCTGGTATTCCAAGCCATCAGGAACGGTCCTATGAAGGACAAGGAGCCACCTGGAGAGCCCAGGATCATGAGAAGCCTCCTTGAGGCTCTCCAAAAGTCTATTCAGATTGCGCGAATTTGACAATGTAAATAAATGGCACACGATTAAGAGCTGCAATCCCCTCCTCTGTAATTACTGAGAGCCCATTGAATCCTGTTATTCTAGTTCTCTCTTGAGTACTCAAAGAAACTGAAGCTATATGTTACTTTGAGAAAGTTATAGTAAAGAGCACCATGGTCCAGTCGATCTTCATCATTAACTATCATTATTACGAGATTCCAGTAGTTCTGTCAAATTGTCAACTGATCAAAGAAAAGAAGACGGTTACACATACTCAACAGGAAGAAATGATGTCTGACTGAATCTAATAGCTGTATCATCTCCAAACATCACTTTTAAGTATACAGGAATCAGTGTCAAAACAGGCCGGGAAAAACAGCCTAAAACTCAACCTAGTGTGAATCCCTATCCCAAACATCACGAGGAAACATGAATCACACTTATGATGTCGAACAAGCTTCCAGCTTTGGGAGGACGCTGCGCCACGCATCAGCAATGTCTTTGGCTAGCTTAGCCTGCCCTTTGGCAAATTCATGGAATGCAAGTCCGATATCAGCTGTTTTTTCCTCCTGGAAACGAGCGTGTTCTTCATTCATTAGTCTAACTATGTGTTCAAACTTCTTTGTAGCCTCCTCGCTGTCTGCTTTCAACTGTAAGAACAACAAGACATCAGCGAACAAGAACTGTAAACTTCATCCATAACAAGAATTCCTCTATGAAAATCAACTTGCCTCTCTAAACTCTGATTCTGCTTCGGCATACTTCTCGGggttcatgaatttcaatttttCACTGCAGTGGAAACAGCATTAGAAAGCTCTCAATTGTAACCATGGGATCAGCTTTATATTAACAGATAAGGCTCCGTTTTTGGTTATCAGGACCCTGATTGATACATTGCAAACTAGAATGTATAGAAACATGTAAGGCCACTGGATCAGCATATTTGTTCCTGATTAGTTAACATTGTTCAAGactggaaaggaaaaaaaaaagataacaaGAGTCCGCAACACATACAGGTTAAGCTCTTTATACTTCCTCTCCTGATCCAAATCAAAGTGCTGCCTGAAAGCATTGGCTCGATCCATCATAGTGGCCTGCTTGAACCCAAtttagttaaaaaaaattcaatgtTACAAGATTGATGCATATGCCAAGATAAAGATCCTCACTTTTATTGATTGGACGGCACGGACATAATCTTTCAATGGTTCTTCAAAGTTAAAGAGAAGGTTGTCTGCCTACAATAATAGCATCTCAGCGTCGTTAGGTCCCAGAAACATATATTGTTAAAAATGGCATTTAGCACTAATAAGCAGTACTATGTCAGAGTATAATGGTTACCTCTCTTTGCAGTTTTATTGACAACATCTCTGACTTTGAACCAACTTCAGAAAACAccttttccatcacatctccttcACAAGCACCTAAAAGCTTGATCGCCTTTCCGAACTCCGCCAAAGATTGCCCAAGTTCTGATAAATGAAATTCAGGATTGTGTAACTCATCTCGCTATCCGGGTAAACAAAATTTCAcacccaaaaaaagaaaaatgagatCTTATTCTGGATGCATGTTCATGTGCCTTGTGATATCCCACTCCATgtcaattgttttttttttcaaaaagaaactaaatctagaacaagcataattttttaa contains:
- the LOC120708758 gene encoding uncharacterized protein LOC120708758, with product MLLTRLPRPSSSFSSTALQKHACTGKPLFRGAGCWKKRERLLGFQAIVAVKPPCAAAGKGGIVPAGDDDDGVSLGTVRLPGNIDIARFESLLFQWGNSLCQGANLPLPVPLKVDKVEGGIRLGFIAVEDGATQTLVYIDCLVSQAPDGTGLVFQAIRNGPMKDKEPPGEPRIMRSLLEALQKSIQIARI
- the LOC120708757 gene encoding protein ABHD11-like translates to MVASLRASSSLRSRLLSSSSGCSPWRFLLSSPVHSDAPHQTETLAFDEIQLSPEKPPTATAFVLHGLLGSGRNWRSFSRALASELHNRSPSDEWRMVLVDLRNHGRSAGIKGFGPPHNMSTAAKDLADLVKACGWTWPDVVVGHSMGGKVALDFAESCSRGVYGESAVLPKQLWVLDSVPGQVVTDNSDGEVERVLQTLASLPSSLPSRKWVVDHMLSLGFSKSLSEWIGTNLKNDNDDVTWASDLQAAIDMFNSYREKSYWELLEHPPKDLEIAIVQAERSDRWAPDDVQRLKALAKRRESKPDAGKVSLHVLPNSGHWVHVDNPKGLLEIMAPNFLSAVTH